From the genome of Carassius gibelio isolate Cgi1373 ecotype wild population from Czech Republic chromosome A16, carGib1.2-hapl.c, whole genome shotgun sequence, one region includes:
- the LOC128030531 gene encoding POU domain, class 3, transcription factor 1-like, with product MATTAQYIPRNNSLPSNPLMHPDSDRMHQGTTYREVQKMMHHEYLQGLATNTGHPMSLTHHQWLPTSNTDWTSGTHIGQAEHNKGSVQSREDLGNGYHRSHLVHQPTQNSHHGSWAPTTTHHLSPLSPASNGHQSLVYSQTGYTMLSPQSSLHHSLRDPLHDDAGSLDNQMESPQQPFSHHQDHSDEDAPSSDDLEQFAKQFKQRRIKLGFTQADVGLALGTLYGNVFSQTTICRFEALQLSFKNMCKLKPLLNKWLEETDSNTGSPTNLDKIAAQGRKRKKRTSIEVGVKGALENHFLKCPKPSAHEITSLAGTLQLEKEVVRVWFCNRRQKEKRMTPVGVPHPTMEDVYSQAETPPLHHTLQSPVQ from the coding sequence ATGGCGACAACAGCTCAGTATATTCCGCGGAATAACTCATTGCCTTCGAACCCGCTAATGCATCCTGATTCGGACAGGATGCACCAGGGGACGACCTACAGAGAGGTGCAGAAAATGATGCACCACGAGTACTTACAAGGGCTAGCGACCAACACGGGACATCCGATGAGCCTAACGCACCACCAGTGGCTGCCCACCTCCAACACCGACTGGACCAGCGGCACCCACATCGGACAAGCGGAGCACAACAAAGGCAGTGTGCAGAGCAGGGAAGACCTGGGGAACGGCTATCACAGATCGCATCTGGTCCACCAGCCGACGCAAAACAGCCACCACGGATCATGGGCGCCGACCACAACACACCACTTATCCCCGCTCTCTCCAGCCTCCAATGGTCACCAATCGCTGGTTTACTCTCAGACGGGCTACACTATGTTAAGCCCCCAGTCGTCGCTGCACCACAGCTTGCGGGACCCGCTCCACGATGACGCGGGTAGCCTTGACAACCAGATGGAGTCACCTCAGCAGCCGTTCAGCCACCATCAGGACCACTCGGACGAAGACGCCCCGAGCTCCGACGACCTGGAGCAGTTCGCCAAACAGTTCAAGCAAAGGCGCATCAAACTTGGTTTTACGCAAGCGGACGTGGGCTTAGCGCTGGGCACGCTCTACGGAAACGTCTTTTCCCAGACCACCATCTGTCGATTTGAGGCTCTGCAACTGAGTTTCAAGAACATGTGCAAACTTAAGCCTCTGCTTAACAAATGGCTCGAGGAGACCGATTCAAACACTGGCAGCCCCACGAATTTGGACAAGATTGCAGCACAGGGCCGGAAACGAAAGAAGAGGACCTCCATCGAAGTCGGAGTGAAAGGGGCACTGGAAAACCATTTCTTAAAGTGCCCCAAGCCCTCCGCTCACGAAATCACCTCTTTAGCTGGCACTCTGCAGTTGGAAAAAGAGGTTGTGCGTGTATGGTTTTGCaacagaagacagaaagagaaaagaatgaCACCGGTGGGGGTCCCTCATCCAACCATGGAGGACGTATACTCACAAGCGGAGACACCCCCTCTCCATCACACGCTACAGAGTCCTGTCCAGTGA